In the Variovorax sp. S12S4 genome, one interval contains:
- a CDS encoding TetR/AcrR family transcriptional regulator has product MASRSSSTRSPAPRSTASRTPRTDGNATRLHILETAGQLFAERGFAESTSKEICTRAGTNMAAVNYHFGSRDGLYEAVLIEAHRQLVSMDELVSLASVQADPRLKLRTFLTHLMEMGSQPKAPWGFRVVLREALSPSPALPVMVRQAVLPKAKLIRGLIGGIMGLPDDHPSVQRAMLFVVLPCIVMTVAPKDLRNEVLPALKNTEGLADDLMRYVFAGLDAVAKEAKAGAPTAATAGKRR; this is encoded by the coding sequence ATGGCTTCCCGCTCTTCCAGCACCCGTTCTCCCGCTCCACGCTCCACTGCCTCGCGCACCCCGCGCACCGACGGCAACGCCACCCGACTGCACATCCTCGAGACGGCAGGCCAGCTGTTCGCGGAACGCGGCTTCGCCGAAAGCACCAGCAAGGAAATCTGCACCCGCGCCGGCACCAACATGGCGGCGGTCAATTACCACTTCGGCAGCAGGGACGGCCTGTACGAGGCCGTGCTCATCGAGGCGCACCGCCAACTCGTGAGCATGGACGAGCTGGTCAGCCTGGCCAGTGTGCAGGCCGACCCCCGGCTCAAGCTGCGCACCTTTCTCACGCACCTGATGGAGATGGGCAGCCAGCCCAAGGCGCCGTGGGGATTCCGGGTAGTGCTGCGCGAGGCGCTGTCGCCTTCGCCGGCGCTGCCGGTGATGGTGCGCCAGGCGGTGCTTCCCAAGGCCAAGCTGATCCGCGGCCTGATCGGCGGCATCATGGGCCTGCCGGACGATCATCCCTCGGTGCAGCGGGCCATGCTCTTCGTGGTGCTGCCGTGCATCGTGATGACGGTGGCCCCCAAGGACCTGCGCAACGAAGTGCTGCCGGCCCTGAAGAACACCGAAGGCCTGGCGGACGACCTGATGCGCTATGTCTTCGCCGGCCTCGATGCCGTCGCGAAGGAGGCCAAGGCCGGGGCGCCCACCGCCGCTACAGCTGGAAAGCGACGGTAA
- a CDS encoding phospholipase D-like domain-containing protein, whose product MPNTSFDWLPSPSQHFLVVTFALLVYILTTRARREQRAPTTAIAWVMGLVLMPYLILPAYLLFGQRKLRPAGSPRPPRSVPPGHWAADLIESFGLAPPGRCAIRLHADGEAAREALWQVIDGARERIDVCTFIIGDDAMGRAVIERLARRAREGIKVRVLLDGFGALTLPRRHFEVLRSAGGEVAVFRPFFSLRRIGPRNLRNHRKFTIADDGWLWSGGRNLAGEYFTGSETYPQAWHDLSFDLRGSVAAAAARQFDHDWSSVRGRKARAITADDVQEGPGCAMAQFLPSGPDQTEDTAHALLIDACFRAEHRVLAITPYFVPGDGLRDALRLAARRGVQVTIAMPAQSNHRLADFVRARAMRDLARAGVSFRMLPFMAHAKAVVVDNELAMCGSINLDLRSLLLNHEAAVVFYGPHEIDWLAEWIETTASAGEPYRARRPGLLRDVAEGLLLTVAFQL is encoded by the coding sequence ATGCCGAACACGAGCTTCGACTGGCTGCCCTCACCCTCACAGCATTTTCTTGTCGTCACCTTCGCGCTGCTGGTCTACATACTGACCACCCGCGCGCGCCGCGAACAGCGTGCGCCCACCACCGCCATTGCCTGGGTCATGGGGCTGGTGCTCATGCCCTACCTGATCCTGCCGGCCTACCTGCTGTTCGGCCAGCGCAAGCTGCGCCCGGCGGGCTCGCCGCGGCCGCCGCGCTCGGTGCCGCCGGGGCACTGGGCCGCCGACCTGATCGAGAGCTTCGGCCTAGCGCCGCCGGGGCGCTGCGCAATTCGCCTGCATGCCGACGGCGAGGCCGCGCGCGAGGCGCTGTGGCAGGTGATCGACGGCGCGCGGGAGCGCATCGACGTGTGCACCTTCATCATCGGCGACGACGCCATGGGCCGCGCCGTCATCGAGCGGCTGGCGCGGCGCGCGCGCGAAGGCATCAAGGTGCGCGTGCTGCTCGACGGCTTCGGCGCGCTGACCCTGCCGCGCCGCCACTTCGAAGTGCTGCGTTCGGCGGGCGGCGAGGTCGCGGTGTTCCGCCCCTTCTTCAGCCTGCGCCGCATCGGGCCGCGCAACCTGCGCAACCACCGCAAGTTCACCATTGCCGACGACGGCTGGCTGTGGTCGGGCGGGCGCAACCTGGCGGGCGAATACTTCACCGGCAGCGAGACATACCCCCAGGCATGGCACGATCTTTCGTTCGACCTGCGCGGCAGCGTGGCTGCTGCGGCGGCCCGGCAGTTCGACCATGACTGGAGCTCGGTGCGCGGCCGCAAGGCGCGCGCCATCACGGCCGACGACGTGCAGGAAGGCCCGGGCTGCGCCATGGCGCAGTTCCTGCCGAGCGGCCCCGACCAGACCGAGGACACCGCCCACGCGCTGCTGATCGATGCCTGCTTTCGGGCCGAGCACCGCGTGCTTGCCATCACGCCCTACTTCGTTCCCGGCGACGGCCTGCGCGATGCGTTGCGGCTGGCCGCCCGGCGCGGCGTGCAGGTCACCATCGCGATGCCCGCGCAGTCGAACCACCGACTGGCCGACTTCGTGCGCGCACGCGCCATGCGCGACCTGGCCCGCGCGGGCGTGAGCTTTCGCATGCTGCCCTTCATGGCGCATGCAAAGGCGGTGGTGGTCGACAACGAACTGGCCATGTGCGGATCGATCAACCTCGACCTGCGCAGCCTGCTGCTCAACCACGAGGCGGCCGTGGTGTTCTACGGCCCGCATGAAATCGACTGGCTGGCCGAGTGGATCGAAACCACGGCTTCGGCCGGCGAGCCCTATCGCGCGCGGCGACCGGGCCTCTTGCGCGACGTGGCCGAAGGGCTGCTGCTTACCGTCGCTTTCCAGCTGTAG
- a CDS encoding glutathione S-transferase family protein, whose translation MTTIYSGPLSMFGAKVQIAALEKGIDFELVMVPFTKDDAYEPKHPEVLRVNPVKQQVPVLIDDQVELFDSTQIFEYLEDRYPGPAHLALWPQGIADRARARQLEQKSDEVFFPNVIRLFGLQHDMQSAPAVAACAACARFYDEMEGLLATRAHLAGPYSFADIAFYMACIFADRKGARMTEATPRLLAWRSRMGERPAVRTVVEPMMRFLASEGRDVASFLMPR comes from the coding sequence ATGACGACCATCTACTCAGGCCCCCTCAGCATGTTCGGCGCGAAGGTGCAGATCGCCGCGCTCGAAAAAGGCATCGACTTCGAACTGGTGATGGTGCCGTTCACCAAGGACGACGCCTACGAGCCCAAGCACCCCGAGGTGCTGCGCGTGAACCCCGTCAAGCAGCAAGTGCCGGTGCTCATCGACGACCAGGTCGAGTTGTTCGACTCGACCCAGATCTTCGAATACCTCGAAGACCGCTACCCGGGCCCCGCGCACCTCGCGCTGTGGCCCCAGGGCATTGCCGACCGGGCCCGCGCGCGGCAACTGGAGCAGAAGTCCGACGAGGTCTTCTTTCCCAACGTGATCAGGCTCTTCGGCCTGCAGCACGACATGCAAAGCGCCCCGGCCGTTGCGGCCTGCGCCGCCTGCGCGCGCTTCTACGACGAGATGGAAGGCCTGCTGGCCACGCGCGCACACCTTGCCGGCCCCTATTCCTTTGCCGACATCGCCTTCTACATGGCCTGCATCTTTGCCGATCGCAAGGGTGCCCGCATGACCGAGGCCACGCCGCGGCTCCTGGCCTGGCGCAGCCGCATGGGCGAACGGCCTGCGGTGCGAACGGTGGTCGAGCCGATGATGCGCTTTCTCGCCTCGGAGGGGCGCGACGTGGCCTCGTTTTTGATGCCCCGCTGA
- a CDS encoding 5-methyltetrahydropteroyltriglutamate--homocysteine S-methyltransferase, whose protein sequence is MSQHAALPARYDHVGSFLRPKYLLEAREQNAKGEITPEQLRKVEDKAITEIVRFQEDIGLKSITDGEFRRTYFHIDFLDQLGGVKTDIPVTIRKPDGTEELAPPAMRVIDKVRHVKDIQLADFQYLKSQVSAGRTPKVTIPSPTMLHFRGGRAGISKDAYPELDPVFYDDVAKAYGDELRSLAAAGCTYVQMDDTNLAYLCDEHMREAARKRGDDPNELPHRYAAFINKVVAQKPPGMLLAMHLCRGNFKSTHAAAGNYEPVAEALLKEMDLDAYFMEYDDARSGDFKPLRYLPKGKTVVLGLVTTKFGEMEDKDELKRRIEDAAKYAPLEQLALSPQCGFSSTVHGNNIAVEAQRNKLRLVVETAQEVWGST, encoded by the coding sequence ATGTCCCAGCACGCCGCCCTGCCCGCCCGCTATGACCACGTCGGCAGTTTTCTGCGTCCCAAATACCTGCTCGAAGCGCGCGAGCAGAACGCCAAGGGCGAGATCACGCCCGAGCAGCTGCGCAAGGTCGAAGACAAGGCCATCACCGAGATCGTCCGGTTCCAGGAAGACATCGGCCTGAAGAGCATTACCGACGGCGAGTTCCGCCGCACGTACTTCCACATCGACTTTCTCGACCAGCTCGGCGGCGTGAAGACCGACATTCCGGTCACCATCCGCAAGCCCGACGGCACCGAGGAACTGGCGCCGCCCGCAATGCGCGTGATCGACAAGGTGCGCCACGTCAAGGACATACAGCTGGCCGACTTCCAGTACCTCAAGAGCCAGGTGTCCGCGGGCCGCACGCCGAAGGTGACCATTCCCTCGCCCACCATGCTGCACTTCCGCGGCGGCCGCGCCGGCATCAGCAAGGACGCGTATCCAGAGCTCGACCCCGTGTTCTACGACGACGTGGCCAAGGCCTATGGCGACGAGCTGCGCTCGCTGGCCGCGGCGGGCTGCACCTACGTGCAGATGGACGACACCAACCTGGCCTACCTGTGCGACGAGCACATGCGCGAAGCCGCACGCAAGCGCGGCGACGACCCGAACGAGCTGCCGCACCGCTACGCCGCCTTCATCAACAAGGTGGTGGCGCAGAAGCCGCCGGGCATGCTGCTGGCCATGCACCTGTGCCGCGGCAACTTCAAGAGCACGCACGCCGCGGCGGGCAACTACGAGCCCGTGGCCGAGGCGCTCTTGAAGGAGATGGACCTGGACGCCTACTTCATGGAATACGACGACGCGCGTTCGGGCGACTTCAAGCCGCTGCGCTACCTGCCCAAGGGCAAGACCGTGGTGCTGGGCCTCGTGACCACCAAGTTCGGCGAAATGGAAGACAAGGACGAGCTCAAGCGCCGCATCGAGGACGCCGCCAAGTACGCGCCGCTCGAACAGCTCGCGCTGTCGCCGCAGTGCGGCTTCTCGAGCACGGTGCACGGCAACAACATTGCGGTGGAAGCGCAACGCAACAAGCTGCGCCTGGTGGTCGAGACGGCGCAAGAGGTGTGGGGCTCGACCTGA
- a CDS encoding aromatic ring-hydroxylating dioxygenase subunit alpha: MKMPKPTFPLNAWYAAAYDVEVRHALLPRTICNEKLVLFRRTDGQVAALEDACWHRLMPLSLGKLEGDEVVCGYHGLVYNSQGRCIHMPSQETLNPSACVRSFPVVEKHRFVWIWPGDPAKADPALVPDMHWNDDPAWAGDGKMIRVACDYRLVVDNLMDLTHETFVHGSSIGNREVAEAPFVATHGDRSATVTRWMESIDAPPFWGGQIRHARGYTGKVDRWQIIRFEGPCTVNIDVGVAEAGSGAVPKDGNPGDRSKGVNGYVLNTITPETDKTCLYFWAFARNYCLGEQRLTHELREGVASIFREDEIVLEAQQKAMDERPDHQFYNLNIDAGSMWARRLIDRMIEKEKPARAAIPIRPAEKQAA, translated from the coding sequence ATGAAGATGCCAAAGCCCACTTTCCCGCTGAACGCCTGGTATGCCGCCGCCTACGACGTCGAAGTGCGTCACGCGCTGCTGCCGCGCACCATCTGCAATGAAAAACTGGTGCTGTTCCGCCGCACCGACGGCCAGGTCGCCGCGCTCGAAGATGCCTGCTGGCACCGGTTGATGCCGCTGTCGCTCGGCAAGCTCGAAGGCGACGAGGTGGTGTGCGGCTACCACGGCCTGGTCTACAACAGCCAGGGCCGCTGCATCCACATGCCCAGCCAGGAAACGCTCAATCCCTCGGCCTGCGTGCGCAGCTTTCCAGTGGTGGAGAAGCACCGCTTCGTCTGGATCTGGCCCGGCGATCCGGCCAAGGCCGACCCGGCGCTGGTGCCCGACATGCACTGGAACGACGACCCGGCCTGGGCCGGCGACGGCAAGATGATTCGCGTGGCCTGCGACTACCGCCTGGTGGTCGACAACCTAATGGACCTGACACACGAGACCTTCGTGCACGGCTCTTCCATCGGCAACCGCGAAGTGGCCGAGGCGCCCTTCGTTGCCACGCACGGCGACCGTTCGGCCACCGTCACGCGCTGGATGGAAAGCATCGACGCGCCGCCGTTCTGGGGCGGGCAGATTCGCCATGCGCGCGGCTACACCGGCAAGGTCGATCGCTGGCAGATCATCCGCTTCGAGGGGCCATGCACCGTGAACATCGACGTGGGCGTGGCCGAGGCGGGCAGCGGTGCGGTGCCGAAGGACGGCAACCCCGGCGACCGCAGCAAGGGCGTGAACGGCTATGTGCTGAACACCATCACGCCCGAGACGGACAAGACCTGCCTCTACTTCTGGGCCTTTGCGCGCAACTACTGCCTGGGCGAACAGCGGCTCACGCATGAGCTGCGCGAAGGCGTCGCCAGCATCTTCCGCGAGGACGAGATCGTGCTCGAGGCGCAGCAGAAGGCGATGGACGAGCGCCCGGACCACCAGTTCTACAACCTGAACATCGACGCCGGCTCAATGTGGGCGCGCCGCCTGATCGACCGCATGATCGAGAAGGAAAAGCCCGCGCGCGCCGCGATTCCGATTCGCCCCGCCGAGAAGCAGGCCGCATGA
- a CDS encoding GntR family transcriptional regulator, whose amino-acid sequence MKAQLRLREMILAGELPGGARIAEVAISEQLGVSRTPVRSALMRLEQEGLLEALPNGGYAVRTFSERDVADAIELRGTLEGLVARLAAERGAAPVVLREARACLARIDELLREPALDDAAFSRYVTHNEKFHALLCEMAASPVIAQQLDRVINLPFASPSGFVVVQANSPAARDMLVIAQDQHLQVLDAIEAGEGSRAEALMREHSRIARRNLREALHGTPGAERRALPGVQLIRRRG is encoded by the coding sequence GTGAAGGCGCAGTTGCGCCTGCGCGAAATGATTTTGGCCGGCGAACTGCCGGGCGGCGCGCGCATTGCCGAAGTCGCCATCTCCGAGCAGCTCGGCGTCTCGCGCACGCCGGTGCGCAGCGCGCTCATGCGGCTGGAGCAAGAGGGCCTGCTCGAGGCGCTGCCCAACGGCGGCTATGCGGTGCGTACGTTTTCCGAGCGCGACGTGGCCGATGCCATCGAACTGCGCGGCACGCTCGAAGGCCTGGTGGCGCGGCTCGCGGCCGAGCGCGGCGCGGCGCCCGTGGTGCTGCGCGAGGCGCGCGCCTGCCTGGCACGCATCGACGAACTGCTGCGCGAACCCGCGCTCGACGATGCGGCTTTTTCGCGCTACGTCACGCACAACGAAAAGTTTCACGCGCTGCTGTGCGAAATGGCGGCCAGCCCGGTCATTGCGCAGCAGCTCGACCGCGTGATCAACCTGCCGTTCGCTTCGCCCTCGGGCTTTGTCGTCGTGCAGGCCAATTCGCCCGCCGCGCGCGACATGCTCGTCATTGCGCAAGACCAGCACCTGCAGGTGCTCGACGCCATCGAGGCCGGCGAGGGTTCGCGCGCCGAGGCGCTGATGCGCGAGCACAGCCGCATTGCGCGCCGCAACCTGCGCGAGGCGCTGCACGGCACGCCCGGCGCCGAGCGGCG